The Chryseolinea soli nucleotide sequence GACGGTGACACAGATCTTTTCATTTCCACCCGAGATCGCCGCGGGCATCATATTGATCGGAAGCTGTCCGAACGGGCTTGCTTCGAACGTGATGACGTTCCTGGCGCGCGGCAACCTGGCCTTGTCCATTACGCTGACGGCCATCTCGACCTTGATCGCGCCCCTGGTAACACCGATGTTCATGAAGCTGCTCGCCGGGCAATATGTGCCGGTCAACTTCCTGGATATGGTGTGGCACATCACCCAGATCATCGTGCTTCCGATTGGCGTTGGTTTGATCTTCAATCATTTCCTTCACGGCAAATTCAAATGGCTGGATGCGGTCATGCCGCTGGTCTCGATGATCAGCATCGCGCTGATCATCGTGGTGATCACGGCCGCCGGCCGCAATGATCTGTTGCTGGTGGGTAAATTGCTGGTCGTGGCGGTGTTGATGCATAACATTACGGGTTACATACTCGGGTATTGGATCAGCCGTGGTTTGCGTATGAGCGAAAAAGATTGTCGAACGCTGGCGCTGGAAGTGGGGCTGCAGAATGGTGGCCTCGCTTCGGGCATTGCGCTCAAGATGGGCAAGCTGGCAACGGTGGGACTGGCTGCGGCGGTGTTTGGTCCGGCTATGAACATTACTGGTTCGTCGTTGGCGCTTTGGTGGCGGAGTCGTACGCCGCCGGAAGACCAGGAGACGGATGAACGTCACCACGCCTAAAAATGCATTAAAACTGCTAAGACGCAAAGACGCAAGAAAAAGCGCAAAGTTAACGCAAAGTTGGCTTTGCGCTTTTTTCTTTGCGTCCTTACGCCTCTGCGGTTAAAAAAATTCGTATACTGGCGCATGGAAAATTCGGTAAAACTTTACGCCACCTCCACTGCTGTTGAACTTGCGGGAAAGATCGCCACTGCGCTCGGTTTGCCCCTTCACTATATTCAAACTGAAAAGTTCTCCGACGGCGAACTGTCGGTACGCTTCAATGAAAGCGTCCGTGGCCAGATGGTGTTCCTGGTCGCGAAGGTAAACATGCCCTACGAGCACTTCTTCGAAATGCTCATGACGGTGGACGCCGCCCGGCGCTCGTCGGCGAAGGAGGTCGTGCTGGTTTTGCCCTATCTTCCCCACAGCCGCCAGGAGCGCCGTGACGGCCAGCGCACTTCCATTTCTTCGCGCATGGTGGCCGACATTATTCAGTTGATGGGGGCCGACCGCATCATCACGCTCGACCTGCACACCAATGCCATCGAAGGTTTTTATAAAATACCCCTTGACCCGTTGTCGTCACTTCGGCTGTTCTGCGACCACATCAAGAACTCGGGGCTCGATCACCTCTGTCTTTGCAGCCCCGATTTCGGCGGCATCAAGCGCATTCGCGAATACAAAAAACACCTTGACGCCGAAATGGTCGTCATCAACAAAGAGCGACTCAAAGCCAATCAGGTGGCGCATATGGAGATCATCGGGGAAGTAAAGAACCGGAACATCATCATTGTCGACGACCTGGTGGACACGGCGGGTACGCTTTGCAAGGCGGCCGATGTGTTGATGGAACATGGTGCGACCTCGGTGCGCGCCTATTGTACCCATGGCGTGTTGAGCGGTGCGGCGCTGGACACCATTCAAAACTCACAACTTCAGAAATTATGTATTTCCGATACGGTGAACGAAAAGTTCGAGCACCCCAAAATTGAAGTGGTCAGTTGTGCTCCTTTGCTTGCCCGTGCCATCGAGCACCTGGTGAACAACAAAAGCCTGTCGGTGTTGGATAAGGTATCGTAAAAATCGGAATGTTGGAACGTGAGGATCTGAGAGAACGATCGTAAGCTCAGTGCATATACCGTTCTACAATAAAATCCTGCAGGTTGATGACGGAGAGATAGAAAATCAGTCCGCAGGCGATAGCCTTCAGGATCACTTTCCATTTTGCCTGATACAGGAAGAAGTTTTTAAAGGTGAATACGGTATACACCAAAAAACACGGCAGTTCAATGTAGCGGGTCTCCAGCGCTGGCCAGATCAATTTTAGAAACTGGATCAGCATGACCATCAGGAAAAAGATCGAAAGCATATACAGCTGCATCACGCCGATCTCGGCAAATCCGAATTCACTGTTGTAAAAGAAGAGCCAGGTCAGCAACGCGCTTGCCGGAATGATGACTAGCAGCATCATGACCAGGTATTTATTAAAGAACGCCATCTCGCTTCCCCCGCCCACGTGATGGTAATGCAAGATCACATAGTTGATCCAATACAGCCCCAGGGCTGCCACGGACGCGGCGACGAAGTACATGGAAAAAGGCTTTTGATGCCGGTTCCGGTTCCCGGCCAGGAAGTCACGCTGCATGGTGCCGGGAGAGGTGATGAGATGTTTTAGCGTGTAGCCGATGCCCTTATCCAGGTGCGTAAAAAAATGGAACACCTCGTGGAGCAGGTAGGGCAGGGTCACCTTCTTGATCACGAGAGACTGCCCGCAGTTGCTGCAAAATTTCCCTGTACCTTCCGTTTGACAAGCCCTACAGGTCGTGGATGTCGAATTCATTTTAAGGTCGTTATAACCAAATATAATGGAAACGGTGTGGATTTCCCCGCGAGATTTCGGCACAGTCCTATGAAGTTTTAATGAACTAATTTGTCATCTCGCTAGTCTGCACACCGGTCCAGCCTTAGGGACGACACTTCATCCACCCCATACCACAGTTCGGTAACTCGCGTTCGCAAAACCTCTTCTTTGCATGAATCTTTGACGTGTAAGCCCTAAAAACAGGCAACGTATGAAGATACTTTTTACCCTTTGCTTTCTTTTTCCCCTGGCTGCCCTGGCGCAGACCACACTTTCCGGAAAGATCCTGGACGACAAAGGCGAGGGCATCCCCGGCGCCAACGTGGTGCTGGAGGGCACCTATGACGGCGGTACCACTGACGTGGAAGGCAAATTCCAGTTCACCACCACCGAGCAAGGGAAACACGTGTTGGTGGTTTCGTTCGTCGGTTACAAAGAATACCGGCAAGCAGTAGCCCTTGAGGGTAGCCCGATCGTTGTTGACACCCGGCTGGAAGAGACCATTAACGAACTGGAGGTCGTCACCATCAATGCCGGCGCTTTCACGGCCAGTGATGCCTCGCGCCGAACGGTGTTCAAAGCGCTGGACATTGCCACCACTGCCGGTGCCACGGCTGACATTGCGGGAGCGCTCAATACGCTGCCGGGCACGCAGAAAGTAGGGGAGAGCGGCCGTCTTTTTGTTCGCGGCGGCGATAGCAACGAGACACGCACGTTTATCGACGGCATGCTGGTGTTGGATGCCTATGGCCCGTCGGCGCCCAACACCCCTTCGCGTGGCAGGTTCCTGCCGTTTATGTTCAAAGGTGTGAGCTTTAGCACCGGGGGATATTCGGCTGAATACGGTCAGGCGCTCTCGTCCGTGTTGGCGCTGGATTCGAAAGACGAGGCCGCGATGACCCGCACGGATATCGGCATTCTTTCCGTGGGCGCGGATGTGGCGCATACGCAGGCCTGGGATGGTGGTTCTATGGCGGCCAAGGTGCAGTACACCAACATCCGTCCCTATTTCGGGTTGATCAATCAACGGATCGATTGGAAAACGGCGCCCGCTTCTATAGAAGGCATCGGCGCCTTCCGGCAGAAAGTCGGCAAACAGGGCATGGTGAAGGTGTATGGGAACTTCAATCATTCCGATTACTCCCTGTATAACCACGATATCAACGACTATAACCACCTCACGGTCTACGATCTGGTCAACAACTACCGATACCTGAACGGCTTCTACAAGACCGTGCTGAATGAAAAGTGGAACGTGCGCGGCGGCCTTTCCTATACGTCCATCGAAAACAACAATTGGACTGGGTTGGACCATACGGTGGAAACACAAAAGGGCGCCCACGCGAAAACGGTGTTCGAGGGCTCGCTG carries:
- a CDS encoding bile acid:sodium symporter family protein, with product MNKTTSKIFFFLAALFILGYIVLLYTQPQEVNLTPRSATAPVEPESFRFGGLLLMGFFVMIALAFRGHELLKGYSYTIMIFAAVSVAMYYPQYFVTVGDFKLSKLIVPLLQLIMFGMGTALSWKDFTRVLQMPKGVIVGVLCHYTVMPFVGWTVTQIFSFPPEIAAGIILIGSCPNGLASNVMTFLARGNLALSITLTAISTLIAPLVTPMFMKLLAGQYVPVNFLDMVWHITQIIVLPIGVGLIFNHFLHGKFKWLDAVMPLVSMISIALIIVVITAAGRNDLLLVGKLLVVAVLMHNITGYILGYWISRGLRMSEKDCRTLALEVGLQNGGLASGIALKMGKLATVGLAAAVFGPAMNITGSSLALWWRSRTPPEDQETDERHHA
- a CDS encoding ribose-phosphate diphosphokinase, translated to MENSVKLYATSTAVELAGKIATALGLPLHYIQTEKFSDGELSVRFNESVRGQMVFLVAKVNMPYEHFFEMLMTVDAARRSSAKEVVLVLPYLPHSRQERRDGQRTSISSRMVADIIQLMGADRIITLDLHTNAIEGFYKIPLDPLSSLRLFCDHIKNSGLDHLCLCSPDFGGIKRIREYKKHLDAEMVVINKERLKANQVAHMEIIGEVKNRNIIIVDDLVDTAGTLCKAADVLMEHGATSVRAYCTHGVLSGAALDTIQNSQLQKLCISDTVNEKFEHPKIEVVSCAPLLARAIEHLVNNKSLSVLDKVS
- a CDS encoding DUF3667 domain-containing protein; the encoded protein is MNSTSTTCRACQTEGTGKFCSNCGQSLVIKKVTLPYLLHEVFHFFTHLDKGIGYTLKHLITSPGTMQRDFLAGNRNRHQKPFSMYFVAASVAALGLYWINYVILHYHHVGGGSEMAFFNKYLVMMLLVIIPASALLTWLFFYNSEFGFAEIGVMQLYMLSIFFLMVMLIQFLKLIWPALETRYIELPCFLVYTVFTFKNFFLYQAKWKVILKAIACGLIFYLSVINLQDFIVERYMH
- a CDS encoding TonB-dependent receptor, whose translation is MKILFTLCFLFPLAALAQTTLSGKILDDKGEGIPGANVVLEGTYDGGTTDVEGKFQFTTTEQGKHVLVVSFVGYKEYRQAVALEGSPIVVDTRLEETINELEVVTINAGAFTASDASRRTVFKALDIATTAGATADIAGALNTLPGTQKVGESGRLFVRGGDSNETRTFIDGMLVLDAYGPSAPNTPSRGRFLPFMFKGVSFSTGGYSAEYGQALSSVLALDSKDEAAMTRTDIGILSVGADVAHTQAWDGGSMAAKVQYTNIRPYFGLINQRIDWKTAPASIEGIGAFRQKVGKQGMVKVYGNFNHSDYSLYNHDINDYNHLTVYDLVNNYRYLNGFYKTVLNEKWNVRGGLSYTSIENNNWTGLDHTVETQKGAHAKTVFEGSLSDKAELRTGVEVIQRNYDQVNDLNAGQDYTLSFNEVITAGFAEMDLYTSNAFVMQGGLRSEYNSLNKKISIDPRLSLAYKTGKSSQIHFAYGSFRQTAKNELVRIDHQLGAEKAEHFILNYQIMENNRTLRVQGYYKRYRDLVKYVNGDPMQLANTGDGYAKGLEFFWRDNRTVRNLDYWVSYSYLDTQRDYLDSPYRATPSFASAHNFSVVTKYFFTDVRTQLGLTYSYTSGRPYNDPNADTFNGGKTPYYSDLSVNVSYLPKPYIIVHLSCTNVLGRDNIFGYEYSTSPDAQGTFNSRPIRQPAPRFLFLGIFITLSKDKTTNQLPTL